One part of the Edaphobacter acidisoli genome encodes these proteins:
- a CDS encoding polysaccharide deacetylase family protein translates to MRKPLPRLYLLYHELRPGGSEYSYVTGTDQFERHLELYLKERAEKAVLWPEVTFDDGHVSNFEYAAPALAARGMTARFFITVGWTGRKAGYMGWEELRSLHEAGHVIGAHGWSHTLLTHCDEDGLKLELGGARRELEDKLGTAITTMSLPGGRYNRRVLGACEEAGYREIYTSAPQAEAVPHGRLVGRLNIRGDMTLDWISRLFEPDGKLLGGLGRQHRMKSYAKAVLGDVLYAKLWARLNRQEAGADEGQMQ, encoded by the coding sequence ATGCGGAAGCCTTTACCGAGGCTCTATTTGCTGTACCACGAGCTTCGTCCGGGAGGGAGCGAGTACTCGTACGTGACGGGAACGGACCAGTTCGAGCGGCATCTTGAGCTTTATCTGAAGGAGCGTGCAGAGAAGGCTGTGCTTTGGCCGGAGGTGACGTTTGATGATGGGCACGTCTCCAACTTTGAGTACGCTGCTCCAGCGCTTGCGGCGCGAGGCATGACTGCGCGCTTCTTCATCACGGTGGGATGGACTGGCAGGAAGGCCGGTTACATGGGGTGGGAGGAGTTGCGATCGCTGCATGAGGCAGGGCACGTGATTGGTGCGCATGGCTGGTCGCATACGTTGCTGACTCACTGTGATGAAGATGGGTTGAAGCTGGAGTTAGGCGGTGCGCGCAGAGAGTTGGAAGATAAGCTTGGCACCGCGATTACGACGATGTCACTGCCTGGCGGGCGGTATAACCGTCGTGTGCTTGGCGCTTGTGAAGAGGCTGGGTATCGAGAGATCTATACCTCGGCTCCGCAGGCGGAGGCTGTGCCGCATGGGCGGCTGGTGGGGCGATTGAATATTCGCGGAGACATGACGCTTGATTGGATATCGCGACTCTTCGAGCCAGACGGCAAGCTGCTGGGCGGGTTGGGGCGGCAGCATCGGATGAAGTCTTATGCGAAGGCGGTGCTGGGCGATGTTCTCTACGCAAAGCTATGGGCGAGGCTGAACAGGCAGGAGGCTGGCGCGGACGAGGGACAGATGCAATGA
- a CDS encoding glycosyltransferase family 4 protein, translated as MKVLHLISSGGMYGAESVILNLSHALNAGQHQSVIGSFANASNPNLQLHERATAEGIESHLVPCQGQMDRAAIAKVRELAAQVGADVIHAHGYKADLYAHFAVNGRVPLVSTCHNWLDDDLKARLYGVADRFVLRRYGRVVAVSDAVRDRLLQAGVPAEKVRQIRNGINLHPYTEAVPSVRTELGDGPIVGVIARLSQEKGVDVFLRAVPSVLAEVPEAKFVVVGDGPDREKLTALIAELGIGASVSMLGRRDDMPSVYASLDVMVSPSRLEGLPMAILEGMASGRALVATAVGAVPTVVADDRTGVLVAAEDERALANAIVGLLRDPVRRQRLGAAARKLMEDEFSAERMAEDYLRVYAEAIDARGVKR; from the coding sequence ATGAAGGTCCTGCATCTGATCAGCAGCGGCGGGATGTACGGCGCGGAGTCGGTGATTCTGAATCTCTCGCACGCGCTCAACGCTGGGCAGCATCAGAGTGTGATTGGCTCGTTTGCCAATGCTTCGAATCCGAATCTGCAACTGCATGAGCGTGCGACGGCGGAGGGGATTGAGTCGCATCTCGTTCCGTGCCAGGGGCAGATGGACCGCGCGGCGATTGCGAAGGTTCGAGAGCTTGCTGCTCAGGTTGGCGCGGATGTTATTCATGCTCACGGATACAAGGCCGATCTGTATGCGCATTTTGCTGTGAATGGGCGGGTGCCGCTGGTCTCGACCTGTCATAACTGGCTGGATGATGATCTGAAGGCGCGTCTTTATGGGGTTGCGGATCGCTTTGTGCTGCGACGGTATGGGCGGGTTGTAGCGGTCTCGGATGCGGTGCGCGACAGGTTGTTGCAGGCTGGTGTTCCTGCGGAGAAGGTGCGACAGATTCGCAATGGGATTAATCTGCACCCTTATACGGAAGCCGTGCCTTCGGTGCGGACAGAGTTGGGTGACGGGCCGATTGTGGGTGTGATTGCGCGGTTGTCTCAGGAGAAGGGTGTTGATGTTTTTCTTCGCGCGGTGCCGTCGGTTCTGGCCGAAGTGCCGGAGGCGAAGTTCGTCGTGGTTGGCGATGGGCCGGACCGGGAAAAGCTGACGGCGTTGATTGCGGAGTTGGGAATCGGCGCGAGCGTATCGATGCTGGGCAGGCGCGATGATATGCCTTCGGTGTATGCGTCGCTGGATGTGATGGTCTCGCCGTCGCGGCTGGAGGGATTGCCGATGGCGATTTTGGAAGGCATGGCGAGCGGGCGCGCGCTGGTGGCGACTGCGGTGGGAGCAGTGCCGACTGTGGTCGCGGATGATCGTACCGGAGTGCTGGTTGCTGCCGAGGATGAGCGTGCTCTGGCGAATGCGATTGTGGGCCTGCTTCGCGATCCGGTGCGGAGGCAGCGGCTTGGCGCTGCGGCGCGCAAGTTGATGGAAGATGAGTTTTCTGCTGAGCGGATGGCGGAGGATTATCTTCGCGTATATGCGGAAGCAATCGATGCGCGAGGTGTGAAGCGGTGA
- a CDS encoding glycosyltransferase family 4 protein: protein MMDLWAIVPYYTAYLSKSLLARGVDLQVGSISYYLDPDCFSARGIKVDPGLLNVVGRFRLPAFLRRVLKLVEALVNMAALTVRFLFAPPDVIHVQFLPMFRWKLPLDVWLLRFCRWRGSKIVLTVHDLLPHDTGDKYRQTFHALYGFVDGIICHSDHVKKRLVDEFGVPEDKVWVIPHGPFFYDLPASGSEQALRGFELEPGKMMVLWQGIIFPYKGIDLLLRAWQQVEVASDAACLVIAGTGAPELLDQIRAQVAELGLKQVKMYFRFISTEELVALYRAADVVVYPYRAITTSGALATGLALGKAMVASDLAVFRELLTNGENALLVDPANAAELAGALEQLLGDAALRERFATRVREMDFGDRSWLSIAEKTAAVYESVLSR, encoded by the coding sequence ATGATGGACCTGTGGGCGATTGTGCCTTACTACACGGCTTATCTGTCGAAGTCGTTGCTGGCGCGCGGAGTGGATTTGCAGGTGGGGTCGATCTCGTACTATCTCGATCCTGATTGTTTTTCTGCGCGTGGTATCAAAGTCGATCCGGGTTTGCTGAATGTCGTTGGACGCTTCCGGCTGCCTGCTTTTCTGCGTCGTGTGTTGAAGCTGGTTGAGGCGCTGGTGAACATGGCTGCGTTGACGGTGCGGTTTCTGTTTGCCCCGCCGGATGTGATTCATGTGCAGTTTCTGCCGATGTTTCGCTGGAAGCTGCCGCTGGATGTGTGGCTGCTCAGGTTCTGCCGCTGGCGTGGGTCGAAGATTGTGCTGACGGTGCACGATCTGTTGCCGCACGACACGGGCGACAAGTACAGGCAGACGTTTCATGCGCTGTATGGATTTGTGGATGGGATTATCTGTCATTCCGACCATGTCAAAAAGCGGCTTGTGGATGAGTTTGGTGTGCCGGAAGACAAGGTCTGGGTGATTCCGCATGGGCCGTTCTTCTACGATCTACCTGCGTCGGGTTCGGAGCAGGCGTTGCGCGGCTTTGAACTGGAGCCGGGAAAGATGATGGTGCTGTGGCAGGGAATCATCTTTCCGTATAAGGGGATCGATCTGCTGTTGCGCGCGTGGCAGCAGGTGGAGGTTGCGAGCGATGCGGCTTGCCTGGTGATTGCGGGGACTGGCGCGCCGGAGCTGCTGGACCAGATTCGTGCGCAGGTGGCGGAGCTTGGGCTGAAGCAGGTCAAGATGTACTTTCGCTTCATCTCGACCGAGGAGCTGGTGGCGCTGTATCGGGCTGCGGATGTTGTGGTGTATCCGTATCGCGCGATTACAACCAGCGGAGCGCTGGCGACGGGGCTGGCGTTGGGCAAGGCGATGGTGGCGAGCGATCTTGCCGTGTTTCGCGAGCTGCTGACGAACGGCGAGAATGCTCTGCTGGTCGATCCTGCGAACGCGGCGGAGCTTGCGGGCGCGCTGGAGCAACTGCTCGGAGATGCCGCGCTGCGGGAGCGGTTCGCGACGAGAGTGCGCGAGATGGACTTCGGCGACCGCTCTTGGCTTTCGATTGCCGAGAAGACGGCTGCAGTTTACGAGAGTGTTTTGTCTCGCTGA